One genomic window of Xanthobacter dioxanivorans includes the following:
- a CDS encoding aminotransferase class I/II-fold pyridoxal phosphate-dependent enzyme has protein sequence MTARGGLSDAELARLMNEMREGPRPTAPAALPASPAHDALLSFSTLPRFAELRTQSAAAEVLGIENPYHRLHEARAGAVSRMAGREIVNFASYDYLGLNGDPRITRAVVEAAEAWGTSVSASRLSAGERPAHRALEEALAGVYAAEDALAFVSGHATPLAVLPTLMGPKDLIVTDALMHNSVVLGAQYSGATRRSFPHNDLDALEAMLARDRDHFARVLLISEGLFSMDGDGPDLKRLVALKQRFGCWLMIDDAHGLGVLGRTGRGLAEHQSVDPRGVDIWFGTLSKTLVSCGGYIAGPSALIAYLKAFAPGMVYSVGLPVPVAEAARTALAILLEEPGRVAHLQANSIAFRDGAAAAGFDVGTSWGTGIVPVMVGETIKTVLLAQKLLERGINAFPVLPPGVPDRSARLRFFISAAHRPEHLDAALYALREEGARLGIVGF, from the coding sequence GTGACCGCGCGGGGCGGCCTGTCGGACGCGGAACTGGCCCGGCTGATGAACGAGATGCGCGAGGGGCCCCGGCCCACGGCGCCCGCCGCTCTTCCCGCCAGCCCGGCCCACGACGCGCTCCTCTCCTTCTCCACCCTGCCCCGGTTCGCGGAACTGCGGACCCAGAGCGCCGCCGCCGAGGTGCTGGGCATCGAGAACCCCTACCACCGCCTGCACGAGGCACGGGCCGGCGCCGTCTCGCGCATGGCCGGGCGGGAGATCGTCAACTTCGCCTCCTACGACTATCTCGGCCTCAACGGCGACCCGCGCATCACCCGGGCGGTGGTCGAGGCGGCGGAGGCGTGGGGCACCAGCGTCTCGGCGAGCCGCCTGTCGGCAGGTGAGCGGCCGGCGCATCGCGCGCTGGAGGAGGCCCTGGCCGGCGTCTACGCGGCGGAGGATGCGCTCGCCTTCGTCAGCGGGCACGCCACGCCGCTGGCCGTGCTGCCGACCCTGATGGGTCCCAAGGACCTCATCGTCACCGACGCCCTCATGCACAATTCGGTGGTGCTCGGCGCCCAGTATTCCGGCGCCACGCGCCGCTCATTCCCGCACAACGACCTCGACGCGCTGGAAGCGATGCTCGCCCGCGACCGCGACCATTTCGCCCGCGTGCTGCTCATCAGCGAGGGCCTCTTTTCCATGGACGGGGACGGGCCGGACCTGAAGCGCCTGGTGGCGCTCAAGCAACGCTTCGGCTGCTGGCTGATGATCGACGACGCCCACGGGCTCGGCGTGCTCGGGCGCACCGGGCGCGGTCTTGCGGAACATCAAAGCGTGGACCCGCGCGGCGTGGACATCTGGTTCGGCACCCTGTCGAAGACCCTGGTCAGCTGCGGCGGCTACATCGCCGGACCTTCGGCGCTGATCGCCTACCTGAAGGCCTTCGCACCCGGCATGGTCTACAGCGTGGGGCTGCCGGTGCCGGTGGCGGAAGCGGCGCGCACCGCCCTCGCCATCTTGCTGGAGGAGCCGGGCCGCGTCGCCCACCTCCAGGCGAACAGCATCGCCTTCCGGGATGGCGCGGCGGCCGCCGGCTTCGACGTGGGAACGTCCTGGGGCACCGGCATCGTGCCGGTGATGGTGGGTGAGACCATCAAGACCGTGCTGCTGGCGCAGAAGCTGCTGGAGCGCGGTATCAATGCCTTCCCGGTGCTGCCGCCGGGGGTTCCCGACCGCTCGGCGCGGCTGCGCTTCTTCATCTCCGCGGCCCACCGGCCGGAGCATCTCGACGCGGCCCTCTACGCCCTTCGGGAAGAGGGCGCGCGGCTCGGTATCGTTGGGTTCTGA
- a CDS encoding glycosyltransferase yields the protein MKIALISSGYLPVLDGVTVSVHERVMRLAARGHRVLLLAPRPGPALGGIGALPEGVEHVALASAPFGGAHGDRNAVHAAHGEIETALAAFRPDVIHVDEPERLALGLKRIPARAYARRHGVPSIAFFHTNFVDYAVGDGALRPLGAIGWRAVARLYALYDATLVPSAETHRRLESFGLRTGVYGRFNGADTSLFTPALRQPGYWAREWGLPEIDGRFVLLVVGRLTADKGWRFWEGALPALGRRLGDRLAVVVAGEGALRPRVAQLLATAVPQGHLLGAVPRARMPGLLANADLYATASRHENASLAVYEAQASGTPVIAPRAGGLPDQIADGRTGLLFEPADLKGFVAAVARVAEHAAVRAELREALVAHRNSIGWDAAVAAWLEAVEGIVARNRRVA from the coding sequence ATGAAGATCGCCCTGATCAGCTCCGGCTACCTGCCGGTGCTCGACGGCGTGACGGTGAGCGTGCACGAGCGGGTGATGCGCCTCGCCGCCCGCGGGCACCGCGTTCTGCTCCTCGCGCCGCGTCCCGGTCCCGCCCTCGGTGGCATCGGCGCATTGCCGGAAGGGGTCGAGCATGTGGCGCTCGCCAGCGCGCCGTTCGGCGGTGCCCATGGTGACCGAAATGCGGTGCACGCGGCTCACGGCGAGATCGAGACTGCCCTCGCCGCCTTCCGGCCGGACGTGATCCACGTGGACGAGCCGGAGCGCCTCGCCCTCGGGCTGAAGCGCATTCCCGCCCGCGCCTATGCGCGCCGCCACGGCGTGCCCAGCATCGCCTTCTTCCACACGAATTTCGTGGACTATGCGGTGGGCGATGGCGCCTTGCGGCCGCTCGGCGCCATCGGGTGGCGGGCGGTGGCGCGGCTCTATGCGCTCTATGACGCGACCCTCGTGCCCAGCGCCGAGACCCACCGGCGGTTGGAATCCTTCGGGCTCCGCACCGGCGTGTACGGCCGGTTCAACGGCGCGGACACCTCCCTCTTCACGCCGGCCTTACGCCAGCCGGGCTATTGGGCGCGGGAATGGGGGCTGCCGGAGATCGACGGTCGCTTCGTGCTGCTCGTCGTGGGGCGGCTCACGGCGGACAAGGGATGGCGCTTCTGGGAAGGGGCGTTGCCCGCTTTGGGCCGGCGGCTCGGCGACCGGCTCGCCGTCGTGGTCGCGGGGGAGGGAGCGCTCCGGCCCCGTGTGGCGCAGCTCCTCGCCACCGCCGTCCCCCAAGGGCACCTGCTGGGGGCGGTGCCGCGGGCGCGCATGCCGGGGCTGCTCGCCAACGCCGATCTCTACGCCACCGCGTCGCGCCACGAGAATGCGAGCCTGGCGGTCTATGAAGCACAGGCCAGCGGAACGCCAGTGATCGCTCCGCGCGCCGGCGGCCTTCCCGACCAGATCGCCGACGGCCGCACCGGCCTCCTGTTCGAGCCGGCGGACCTTAAGGGCTTCGTGGCTGCGGTGGCGCGCGTTGCGGAACATGCGGCGGTTCGGGCCGAACTGCGCGAGGCGCTGGTGGCGCACCGGAATTCCATCGGCTGGGATGCGGCGGTCGCGGCGTGGCTCGAAGCCGTGGAGGGCATCGTCGCCCGCAACCGGCGTGTCGCGTGA
- a CDS encoding glycosyltransferase family 4 protein, giving the protein MIGTILVIAHGHREFSTGGAEVAAHQLFEALRRMGVARKVALLARHAGPEQSGLISVLREDEYLWRTGMGDWFKFRSAVPEAVPAAFRRFLAGLKPDIVFVHHYAHMGLEMLREIRRTCPNARIVLTLHEFLAICANNGQMVKPGTRELCFGESLQACAGCFPERSEEDFWLRKHFVRRHFDAVDRFIAPSDFLRRRYVAWGLPEGRIRVIENGQPRGARLPPRPLPPGGTRNRFAFFGQVTPFKGVDVLLAALAHLPRRLRKELHLEVHGANLEAQAEDFRARVEALRGPLMEDGVLHWPGAYHRDDLARRMARIDWVVVPSVWWENSPVVIQEARRFGRPILCSNIGGMAEHVRDGLDGLHVGVGNTADWGETMLSAAADADRWERMHQNMQPPVDVEEAARDYLAWAVGG; this is encoded by the coding sequence GTGATCGGAACCATCCTCGTCATCGCCCACGGCCACCGCGAGTTCAGCACCGGCGGCGCCGAAGTCGCCGCCCACCAGCTGTTCGAGGCGCTGCGCCGCATGGGCGTGGCGCGCAAGGTGGCGCTGCTGGCGCGGCACGCGGGTCCGGAGCAGTCCGGGCTCATCTCGGTGCTGCGCGAGGACGAATATCTCTGGCGCACCGGCATGGGCGACTGGTTCAAGTTCCGCAGCGCCGTGCCGGAAGCGGTGCCGGCCGCCTTCCGGCGCTTCCTCGCCGGGCTGAAGCCGGACATCGTCTTCGTGCACCATTATGCGCATATGGGCCTGGAGATGCTGCGCGAGATCCGCCGCACCTGCCCCAACGCGCGCATCGTGCTGACGCTGCATGAATTCCTCGCCATCTGCGCCAATAACGGCCAGATGGTGAAGCCCGGCACGCGGGAGCTGTGCTTCGGCGAGAGCCTGCAGGCCTGCGCCGGCTGCTTCCCGGAGCGCAGCGAGGAGGATTTCTGGCTGCGCAAGCACTTCGTGCGCCGCCATTTCGATGCGGTGGACCGCTTCATCGCCCCCTCGGACTTCCTGCGCCGGCGCTACGTGGCCTGGGGCCTGCCGGAAGGGCGCATCCGCGTCATCGAGAACGGCCAGCCACGCGGCGCGCGCCTGCCGCCGCGGCCCCTGCCGCCGGGCGGGACGCGCAACCGCTTCGCCTTCTTCGGGCAGGTGACGCCGTTCAAGGGCGTCGACGTGCTGCTCGCCGCCCTCGCCCATCTGCCGCGCCGGCTGCGCAAGGAGCTCCACCTGGAGGTGCACGGCGCCAATCTGGAGGCCCAGGCCGAGGACTTCCGCGCCCGCGTCGAGGCGCTGCGTGGTCCGCTCATGGAGGACGGCGTGCTCCACTGGCCGGGGGCGTACCACCGGGACGACCTCGCCCGCCGCATGGCGCGCATCGACTGGGTGGTGGTGCCGTCCGTCTGGTGGGAAAATTCTCCCGTGGTGATCCAGGAGGCCCGCCGCTTCGGCCGGCCGATCCTCTGCTCCAACATCGGCGGCATGGCGGAGCACGTGCGGGACGGCCTGGACGGCCTGCACGTGGGCGTCGGCAACACCGCCGACTGGGGCGAGACCATGCTGTCCGCGGCGGCGGACGCGGACCGGTGGGAGCGCATGCACCAGAACATGCAGCCGCCGGTCGACGTGGAAGAGGCTGCCCGCGACTATCTCGCCTGGGCGGTGGGGGGGTGA
- a CDS encoding type I polyketide synthase, with the protein MNRSSPYDIAVVGHACRLPGASDVTELWALLRAGGSAVSDAPVGRWPVERALHPRRTEPGFSYTFAGGYIADPFAFDPSVFGISPREAQQIDPQQRLLLEVVWEALEDAGLPPSRTARQDIGVYVGASNVDYQAGASGDPAAIESHFMTGNSLSIVSNRISYIFDWRGPSFTVDSACSSSFVALAQAAAALEAGMIDTAVVAGVNLLLSPAPFIGFSRASMLSPTGRCRPFSAAADGYVRSEGAIALVVRRGADARGDGSRIHAQVVAAGVNSDGRTSGISLPSIEGQSELMGATYRSLGIGGDALAFVEAHGTGTPVGDPIEARAIGGALAVGRAAPLPVGSVKSNIGHLECVSGLAGFLKASLALKHRVLPRTLHLEQLNPNIPFTELNLDPARAETILDPVRTPFAGICNYGFGGTNAHVVLRAPDDLPALPDTTPEPASARFLALSARSQDALRALAGAYAGRLEAGDAAPAEIAGAARHQRDLLDQRLAVPVSEPAAMASALRRFARGDLAEPGVASGKATPRTGKAVFVYSGNGAQWVGMGRAAYARNAAYRACFGEVDRLYMQVGGWSLVAALHAGDLADRIAHTSVAQPLIFAIQTATTAALAEEGLAPDIVLGHSVGDVAAALASGALDLESAVHLIHHRSLRQESVAGRGRMIALAAGEEQAAAFVDDLGSADLEIAAVNGPRSVTLSGSEEAIVLAEKAARLRRLATVQLGIDYPFHSHLLDGAEAGIRDDLRALAPRDTRITFVSTVTGDVLPGTALGASYWWRNIRNPVRFADALARAGALGGTHFLEIGPRPILVSAAGETLRQAGYAAECFGSLSERDDEGDGDPVRATAARAFVRGMRMDEARAFGPAPGAPLPLPHYPWQRQRFILSGTSEALDLYGATVAATPTHPLLGRRVSAGVPEWLGFIDSQIIPYLADHKVEGEAVVPGAALAEMMLAVGREAFGAVPVELSAFDILRPLTLAEGSMREVSTRLDEATHTCEIWARRRLGGGEFALHATGHLAPAAGKPVRLPPPDPGRLRAVAAETIYAAAIRCGLDYGPSFRKVLGTLRDDDGSVSRLATGALPLGMFQDLHVIDPTSLDAALHPLFLDARLRDGEVRTHLPVRIGALRLWQARTPVTESILRRRRENRFTSSVDITLIAADGSVVAEVEGLVLREVVLARRNDAERLFRMELEPVRIALAAPASGPAAPPAPPLATDALLLLRAFVRSQAYETARRLAVGDDVSPATLVAHGRLSPEAQDRFTPLLDHLATYGLAVAAGPGWRLLPAELPASTILLRTLVARFPEANAEIRLAAHFQASLPDALEKGVPWRLPAALAEQFEEDGLAFRAGLDAIRRTVTARIAACAPARPHVVVARPWTAGLMRTLLPFMQADAIRVTLAGADGAAFDRIASRSGMGALGFLDTTQDDTHPTPADVVVGVASGGLFGGDPSEGARLAALAAGAHLAVVHPAPDPALDLLLGASAAPHLVPSRAELEALLQRIGGLVNEAELLADGASALLTGTLPATASAPAPAPVAVLWSGAARAFAQLIREAEPGTTLLGSGDALPARPTGGALVVPVAFEPDPPARTGLASALMDLKAVFAKASAAGDAFRLWIVTARGRTAEGAALDPRATAVCAFARVAMNEHPGLDIRLIDVDAFDAEAARRVLGLVRLDSPETERVSTRQGERAARVLRGAGALRAEISDTLRVRLDVPQQGALGSMEWCVADRIAPSDGEIEIEVAATGLNFRDVMLALGALDDDILGPGLTGASLGFECAGTVVRVGRDAGDHKVGDTVMGFAPDAFSSHVTVPAWFAFPIPDGVPPEAAAAVPVAFATAWYALVECARLAPGETVLVHGAAGGVGLAAVEIAHSRGARVIATAGTPEKAALLRALGVEAVFNSRDLAFAREIAQAYGAVDVVLNSLAGPAMAASLRLVKPFGRFVELGKRDFLANTAVGLRPFARNLSYFGIDLDQLLAHDPGRAKAMMRDIGAAFADGTLKPISYRVVAGEAVEDAFRQMQAARHVGKLVVRPPREGRVRPAPAPALALREGVHLVVGGTRGFGFETALFLAARTMGVVVVASRAGACAPEIEARIDAARRAGARIVIERLDARDADAVAALVARLVAEHGPLRGIYHTAMVLEDGIIQNLTPESLASVLAPKVDGVVALDRVTQAHPVDQFVVYSSASAMIGSPGQGAYVAANAFLEGVVRNRRARGESGLAVAWGAISDAGVLAQDEALGLRLQRATGVAGIPARDALAFLQRLMAQGGEAEPVNVYAQVNQTAIASQLSVLKTPSFPRLFAGTAHGTTGESGNLQEQLEGRTDAEALGLLCEVLARETAAILRLPADAVDAGAVLSDLGMDSLMALELRLTLEKKFGLELPLLGIGGGRTLADLAGLALAGLRGAPAAQAPAATDGADPLAIPAPDAALIAQHGIRLDADGAGTLLGAIEEKRTTAGGLP; encoded by the coding sequence TTGAACCGATCTTCTCCATATGACATCGCCGTCGTTGGCCATGCGTGTCGGCTGCCCGGCGCTTCTGATGTAACGGAACTGTGGGCGCTGCTCCGCGCCGGGGGCTCGGCGGTGAGCGATGCCCCGGTCGGCCGCTGGCCGGTGGAGCGGGCCCTCCATCCGCGGCGGACAGAGCCGGGCTTCAGCTACACCTTTGCCGGCGGCTATATCGCGGACCCCTTCGCGTTCGATCCGTCCGTCTTCGGCATTTCCCCGCGCGAGGCGCAGCAGATCGACCCGCAGCAGCGCCTGCTGCTGGAGGTGGTCTGGGAGGCGCTGGAGGATGCCGGCCTGCCGCCGTCGCGAACGGCCCGGCAGGACATCGGCGTCTATGTGGGCGCCTCGAACGTGGACTACCAGGCCGGCGCCTCCGGCGACCCGGCGGCGATCGAGAGCCATTTCATGACAGGCAATTCCCTGTCGATCGTCTCGAACCGCATCTCCTACATCTTCGACTGGCGGGGGCCGAGCTTCACGGTGGACTCCGCCTGCTCGTCCTCCTTCGTGGCGCTTGCCCAGGCGGCGGCGGCCCTGGAGGCGGGGATGATCGACACCGCCGTGGTGGCGGGGGTGAACCTGCTGCTGTCGCCGGCCCCGTTCATCGGCTTCTCGCGCGCCTCCATGCTGTCGCCCACCGGCCGCTGCCGCCCCTTCTCCGCCGCCGCCGACGGCTATGTGCGCTCGGAGGGGGCCATCGCCCTGGTCGTGCGCCGCGGCGCGGATGCGCGGGGGGATGGCAGCCGCATCCATGCGCAGGTGGTCGCCGCCGGGGTGAACTCGGACGGCCGGACCTCCGGCATCTCCCTGCCCTCCATCGAGGGGCAGAGCGAGCTGATGGGCGCCACCTACCGCAGCCTCGGCATCGGCGGCGACGCTCTCGCCTTCGTCGAGGCGCATGGAACCGGCACCCCGGTGGGCGACCCCATCGAGGCGCGCGCCATCGGCGGCGCCCTCGCCGTGGGGCGCGCGGCGCCGCTTCCGGTGGGCTCGGTGAAGTCCAATATCGGCCACCTGGAATGCGTGTCGGGCCTGGCCGGATTCCTCAAGGCATCGCTGGCCCTGAAGCACCGCGTGCTGCCGCGCACGCTGCACCTGGAACAGCTCAATCCGAACATTCCCTTCACCGAGCTGAACCTCGATCCGGCGCGGGCGGAGACGATCCTCGACCCGGTCCGCACGCCGTTCGCCGGCATCTGCAACTACGGCTTCGGCGGCACCAATGCCCATGTGGTGCTGCGCGCTCCGGACGACCTGCCGGCCCTGCCGGACACCACGCCGGAACCCGCTTCGGCGCGGTTCCTGGCCCTCTCTGCCCGGTCGCAGGACGCGCTGCGCGCCCTCGCCGGCGCCTATGCCGGGCGCCTGGAGGCCGGCGATGCCGCCCCAGCGGAGATCGCCGGCGCCGCCCGTCACCAGCGGGACCTCCTCGACCAGCGCCTCGCCGTGCCGGTGAGCGAACCGGCGGCGATGGCCTCCGCCCTGCGCCGCTTCGCCCGCGGCGACCTCGCGGAGCCGGGCGTGGCCTCGGGCAAGGCGACGCCGAGGACCGGGAAGGCCGTGTTCGTCTATAGCGGCAATGGCGCCCAGTGGGTCGGCATGGGCCGCGCCGCCTACGCCCGCAACGCCGCCTACCGCGCCTGCTTCGGGGAGGTGGACCGGCTTTACATGCAGGTCGGGGGATGGTCGCTCGTCGCGGCGCTGCACGCGGGCGACCTCGCCGATCGCATCGCCCACACCTCGGTGGCCCAGCCACTCATCTTCGCCATCCAGACCGCGACCACCGCCGCCCTGGCGGAGGAAGGCCTGGCGCCCGATATCGTCCTCGGCCACAGCGTCGGGGACGTGGCGGCGGCGCTGGCAAGTGGCGCGCTCGATCTTGAATCGGCGGTCCATCTCATCCACCACCGCAGCCTCCGACAGGAAAGCGTGGCCGGCCGCGGCCGGATGATCGCCCTGGCGGCAGGGGAGGAGCAGGCCGCCGCCTTCGTCGACGACCTCGGCAGCGCGGACCTCGAGATCGCCGCGGTGAACGGCCCGCGCTCGGTGACCCTCAGCGGTTCCGAGGAGGCCATCGTCCTGGCGGAGAAGGCGGCCCGGCTCCGTCGCCTCGCCACGGTGCAGCTCGGCATCGACTATCCTTTCCATTCCCACCTGCTGGACGGGGCCGAGGCTGGCATCCGCGACGACCTGCGGGCACTCGCCCCCCGCGACACGCGCATCACCTTCGTCTCCACCGTCACCGGCGACGTGTTGCCGGGCACGGCGCTGGGCGCCAGCTACTGGTGGCGCAACATCCGCAACCCGGTGCGCTTCGCCGACGCCCTGGCGCGGGCCGGAGCGCTGGGCGGCACCCATTTCCTGGAGATCGGCCCGCGCCCCATCCTCGTCTCGGCGGCGGGCGAGACCCTGAGGCAGGCCGGCTATGCGGCCGAATGCTTCGGCAGCCTGTCGGAGCGCGACGACGAGGGCGACGGCGATCCCGTGCGCGCCACCGCCGCGCGCGCCTTCGTGCGCGGCATGCGCATGGACGAGGCGCGCGCCTTCGGGCCGGCGCCGGGCGCGCCGCTGCCCCTGCCGCATTATCCCTGGCAGCGCCAGCGCTTCATCCTGTCCGGCACATCCGAGGCCCTCGACCTCTACGGGGCGACGGTCGCTGCCACGCCGACCCATCCCCTGCTCGGCCGGCGGGTCAGCGCCGGCGTGCCGGAGTGGCTCGGCTTCATCGACTCGCAGATCATCCCCTATCTCGCCGACCACAAGGTGGAGGGCGAGGCGGTCGTGCCCGGCGCCGCCCTCGCGGAGATGATGCTGGCGGTGGGCCGGGAGGCGTTCGGCGCCGTGCCGGTGGAATTGTCCGCCTTCGACATCCTGCGCCCGCTCACCCTCGCCGAGGGGAGCATGCGCGAGGTCTCGACCCGCCTCGACGAGGCGACCCACACCTGCGAGATCTGGGCCCGGCGGCGGCTGGGCGGCGGCGAATTCGCGCTCCACGCCACCGGCCATCTCGCCCCCGCCGCCGGCAAGCCGGTGCGCCTGCCACCGCCCGATCCGGGCCGGTTGAGGGCTGTCGCCGCCGAAACCATCTATGCGGCGGCGATCCGGTGCGGCCTGGACTACGGCCCGAGCTTCCGCAAGGTGCTGGGGACGCTGCGGGACGACGACGGCAGCGTGAGCCGCCTCGCCACCGGCGCCCTTCCCCTCGGCATGTTCCAGGACCTGCACGTCATCGATCCCACCTCCCTCGATGCGGCGCTCCACCCCCTGTTCCTCGATGCCCGGCTGCGCGACGGCGAGGTCCGCACGCACCTGCCCGTGCGCATCGGCGCCCTGCGCCTGTGGCAGGCGCGAACCCCCGTCACCGAAAGCATCCTGCGCCGGCGGCGGGAGAACCGCTTCACCTCCTCGGTGGACATCACCCTCATCGCCGCCGACGGCTCGGTGGTGGCGGAAGTGGAGGGGCTGGTGCTGCGCGAGGTGGTCCTCGCCCGACGCAACGACGCGGAACGGCTGTTCCGCATGGAGCTGGAGCCCGTCCGCATCGCGCTGGCCGCGCCCGCCTCCGGTCCCGCGGCGCCGCCCGCGCCGCCCCTCGCCACCGACGCCCTCCTGCTGCTGCGCGCCTTCGTGCGCTCGCAGGCCTACGAGACTGCCCGGCGGCTCGCCGTGGGCGACGACGTCTCCCCCGCCACCCTCGTCGCGCACGGCCGCCTTTCGCCGGAGGCGCAGGACCGCTTCACCCCCCTGCTGGACCATCTCGCCACCTACGGCCTCGCCGTCGCGGCGGGACCGGGCTGGCGCCTGCTGCCGGCTGAGCTGCCCGCATCCACCATCCTCCTGCGCACCCTGGTGGCGCGTTTCCCGGAAGCGAACGCGGAGATCCGGCTCGCCGCCCATTTCCAGGCGAGCCTGCCGGACGCGCTGGAGAAGGGCGTCCCGTGGCGCCTGCCCGCGGCGCTGGCGGAGCAGTTCGAGGAGGACGGCCTCGCCTTCCGCGCCGGCCTCGACGCCATCCGGCGCACGGTGACGGCGCGGATCGCCGCCTGCGCGCCCGCGCGGCCGCATGTGGTCGTCGCACGCCCCTGGACGGCGGGCCTCATGCGCACCCTCCTGCCCTTCATGCAGGCGGATGCGATCCGCGTCACCCTGGCCGGGGCGGACGGGGCGGCCTTCGATCGGATCGCCTCGCGCTCCGGCATGGGGGCCCTCGGCTTCCTTGACACGACGCAGGACGACACACACCCGACACCGGCCGACGTCGTGGTCGGTGTCGCCTCCGGCGGCCTGTTCGGCGGCGACCCCTCCGAGGGCGCGCGCCTCGCCGCCCTCGCCGCCGGCGCGCACCTGGCGGTGGTGCACCCGGCGCCCGATCCGGCCCTTGACCTCCTGCTCGGCGCCTCCGCCGCACCGCATCTCGTGCCGTCGCGGGCGGAGCTGGAAGCGCTCCTCCAGCGCATCGGCGGCCTCGTCAACGAGGCGGAATTGCTGGCGGACGGCGCGTCCGCGCTGCTCACCGGCACCCTGCCCGCAACCGCCTCCGCGCCTGCGCCGGCACCGGTCGCCGTCTTGTGGAGCGGTGCCGCGCGCGCCTTCGCGCAGCTCATCCGGGAGGCCGAGCCCGGCACCACCCTCCTCGGCAGCGGCGATGCCCTGCCTGCCCGGCCCACCGGCGGCGCCCTGGTGGTGCCCGTCGCCTTCGAGCCCGATCCCCCCGCCCGCACAGGGCTCGCGTCCGCCCTCATGGACCTGAAGGCGGTGTTCGCGAAGGCGAGTGCCGCCGGCGACGCCTTCCGGCTGTGGATCGTCACCGCGCGCGGCCGCACGGCCGAAGGCGCCGCGCTCGATCCGCGGGCGACCGCCGTCTGCGCCTTTGCCCGCGTGGCGATGAACGAGCACCCCGGCCTCGATATCCGCCTTATCGACGTGGATGCCTTCGATGCCGAGGCGGCCCGCCGCGTGCTCGGCCTCGTCCGCCTCGACAGCCCGGAGACAGAGCGCGTCTCCACCCGGCAGGGCGAGCGCGCCGCGCGGGTGCTGCGCGGCGCCGGCGCATTGCGCGCCGAGATCTCGGACACGCTCAGGGTTCGCCTCGACGTGCCCCAGCAGGGCGCGCTCGGCTCCATGGAATGGTGCGTGGCCGACCGGATCGCGCCGTCCGACGGCGAGATCGAGATCGAGGTCGCCGCCACCGGCCTCAATTTCCGCGACGTGATGCTGGCGCTGGGCGCCCTCGACGACGACATCCTCGGCCCGGGCCTCACCGGCGCCTCCCTCGGCTTCGAATGCGCCGGCACGGTGGTGCGGGTCGGCCGCGATGCCGGGGACCACAAGGTGGGCGATACGGTGATGGGCTTTGCCCCCGATGCCTTTTCCTCCCACGTCACCGTGCCGGCCTGGTTCGCCTTCCCCATTCCGGACGGGGTGCCGCCCGAGGCGGCCGCCGCGGTTCCGGTGGCCTTCGCCACCGCCTGGTATGCCCTTGTCGAATGCGCCCGGCTCGCCCCCGGCGAGACGGTGCTGGTGCACGGGGCGGCCGGCGGGGTCGGCCTCGCCGCGGTCGAGATCGCCCATAGCCGCGGCGCCCGCGTGATCGCGACCGCCGGCACGCCGGAAAAGGCGGCGCTGCTGCGGGCTCTCGGCGTCGAGGCCGTGTTCAACTCCCGCGACCTGGCCTTCGCCCGCGAGATCGCCCAGGCCTATGGCGCGGTGGACGTGGTGCTGAATTCACTGGCCGGTCCGGCGATGGCGGCAAGCCTGCGACTGGTGAAGCCGTTCGGCCGCTTCGTCGAGCTCGGCAAGCGCGACTTCCTCGCCAACACCGCCGTGGGCCTGCGCCCGTTCGCGCGGAACCTGAGCTATTTCGGCATCGACCTCGACCAGCTTCTCGCCCACGATCCCGGCCGGGCGAAGGCGATGATGCGCGACATTGGCGCGGCCTTCGCGGACGGGACGCTGAAGCCCATTTCCTACCGCGTCGTGGCCGGGGAGGCGGTGGAAGACGCCTTTCGCCAAATGCAGGCGGCCCGGCACGTGGGCAAGCTCGTGGTCCGCCCGCCGCGGGAGGGCCGCGTCCGGCCGGCGCCTGCTCCCGCTTTGGCCCTGCGCGAAGGGGTGCATCTGGTGGTGGGCGGCACGCGCGGCTTCGGGTTCGAGACCGCCCTCTTCCTCGCGGCGCGGACGATGGGGGTGGTGGTGGTGGCCTCCCGCGCCGGGGCCTGCGCGCCCGAGATCGAGGCGCGCATCGATGCGGCGCGCCGCGCCGGCGCCCGCATCGTGATCGAGCGGCTCGACGCGCGGGACGCGGATGCGGTTGCCGCCCTCGTCGCGCGGCTGGTGGCCGAGCACGGCCCGCTCCGGGGCATCTACCACACTGCCATGGTGCTGGAGGACGGCATCATCCAGAATCTCACGCCGGAGAGCCTCGCCAGCGTCCTCGCCCCCAAGGTGGACGGCGTGGTCGCGCTCGATCGGGTCACGCAGGCCCATCCGGTGGACCAGTTCGTGGTCTATTCCTCGGCCTCCGCCATGATCGGCAGCCCCGGCCAGGGCGCCTATGTGGCGGCCAACGCCTTCCTGGAAGGGGTGGTGCGCAATCGCCGCGCCCGGGGCGAGAGCGGCCTCGCGGTCGCGTGGGGCGCCATCTCCGATGCCGGCGTCCTCGCCCAGGACGAGGCGCTGGGGCTGCGCCTCCAGCGGGCGACCGGCGTGGCAGGCATCCCGGCGCGGGACGCCCTGGCCTTCCTCCAGCGACTGATGGCCCAGGGCGGCGAAGCCGAGCCGGTGAACGTCTACGCGCAGGTGAACCAGACCGCCATCGCCAGCCAGCTTTCGGTGCTGAAGACGCCCAGCTTCCCCCGCCTCTTCGCCGGCACGGCCCACGGGACCACGGGCGAGAGCGGCAACCTTCAGGAACAGCTGGAAGGCCGGACGGACGCCGAAGCCCTCGGCCTGCTCTGCGAGGTGCTGGCGCGCGAGACCGCCGCCATCCTGCGCCTGCCGGCGGACGCGGTGGATGCCGGCGCCGTGCTGTCCGACCTTGGCATGGATTCGCTCATGGCGCTGGAGCTGCGGCTGACGCTGGAGAAGAAGTTCGGCCTGGAACTGCCGCTGCTCGGCATCGGCGGCGGGCGCACGCTGGCGGACCTCGCCGGCCTCGCCCTCGCCGGCCTCAGGGGCGCGCCGGCCGCGCAGGCGCCCGCCGCAACGGACGGCGCCGATCCACTCGCCATTCCGGCACCCGATGCCGCGCTGATCGCCCAGCACGGCATCCGCCTCGATGCCGATGGCGCCGGCACGCTGCTCGGCGCCATCGAGGAGAAGCGCACGACGGCGGGAGGCCTCCCGTGA